The window AAGTAATAGCGCAATCGTAGCAAAAGCTATAGCCATTATACCCAAGGGTTTGGAGAATACCCACATTAAAAGAGGAATATCTGAAATATAAGCAGTAACAAATACCAGAATTCCTGTAATCACTACAAAGATCATCGTCTGTTTGGATTTTCTTATCATCAGTAACAGATCGGCTTTATCACGGGTTTCTCTCAATGAAAAAATAGAAGCAAGATAGGCACAAAGCGCTACTGTAAATAAACCGACAGAAACTCCAAACCAGTTCAGCCAGCTGAACACATACAAATCCAGGAAACCTTCCGCATCAGGATTGATAGAATGCGAAACCGTTGCCGCAGCAATTAATCCTAAAAAGAAAGGCGTTAAAAGACTTGCATAGTAAAAAATCTGGGTATATAAAACCTGCCAGTTATCCTTTACCGCATCATAATGCCTGAATGTAAATGCTGTTCCTCTTGCAATAATTCCCATAAGCATCAATACCAAAGGAATGTGGAGATAAGTAGACATTGTGGTATAAATTTCAGGAAACCCTACAAAGAGAATGACAATCGCGATAATCAGCCACATATGATTGGCTTCCCACACAGGAGCTATGGATTCATACATGATTTCCTGGGTCTTGTTTCTGGCTTTTTTATGGGTGAATAACTCTACAATTCCAGCTCCGAAATCAGCTCCGCCCAGAATAATATAAAGACATATGGAAAGCCATAGAAAACCTATTACAACGTAAATCATGATTGTTTGTTTTTATCGTTAAACTGAGAATCGGTAGGATCGTAAAGTTTCGGTACCATCTGGATCTGTCTTTTTAAAAGGAAAACAAGAATCAGGGATAATGAGATGAAAATAGCAGTAAAGAAGTAGAAAGAATACTGTATTCCCGGCATAGGAGTAACCGCATCTACTGTCCTCATAATTCCGTAAATAATCCATGGCTGTCTTCCGACTTCCGTTACCGTCCACCCAGCTTCCAGCGCAATATACCCGAAAGGTGTTGCTATTAAAAAGGTTTTTAACAGCCAGTGTTTGGTCAGCCATTCTTTTCTGAAGAAGAAAGCATATAAATAAATAGCCCCAATACCAATCATTACCACTCCGAAGAAGATCATAATCTGAAAAGCATAATGTACAACTGCAATCGGAGGCCATTCGTCTCGTGGGAAATCTTTAAGCCCTTTTACTTCAGCATTGAAATCATTACTTACCAGAAAACTTAAAACTTTTGGAATTTTCACCGCATATTTCACTTCCTCTTTTTGCTCATCCGGAATTCCCCCGATCACAAATGAAGCCCCTTTTTCAGTTTCAAAATGAGCTTCCATAGCCGCTAATTTGATTGGTTGTCTTTCTGCTACCGATTTAGCAGCAACATCACCGCTTAACGGTGCTCCAAATGCTCCGATCAATGCAAAACCTACCGCAATTCTAAAAGCTTTAGTGTGAAATTCAATATTTCTTTTTCGCATAATCATAAAGGCATGAACTCCGGCTACAGCAAATCCCGTTGCACAGAATGCAGCCACCGTCATATGAAGTGCCTGCGGAAACCAGGCATCATTAAACATTGCTTTGATAGGATCTATATTGAGATATTGCCCGTTGATGTAATCAAAACCTGTAGGAGAGTTCATCCAAGAATTGGCCGCAACCACCAGAATTCCGGAAGCCAGCCCGCTCAGTCCCACAAGAAATCCGCAGAACCAGTGAAACCATTTATTGAATCTTTCCCAGCCGTATAAAAAGAACCCGATCGCAATTGCTTCAATGAAAAAG of the Chryseobacterium aureum genome contains:
- a CDS encoding cytochrome d ubiquinol oxidase subunit II: MIYVVIGFLWLSICLYIILGGADFGAGIVELFTHKKARNKTQEIMYESIAPVWEANHMWLIIAIVILFVGFPEIYTTMSTYLHIPLVLMLMGIIARGTAFTFRHYDAVKDNWQVLYTQIFYYASLLTPFFLGLIAAATVSHSINPDAEGFLDLYVFSWLNWFGVSVGLFTVALCAYLASIFSLRETRDKADLLLMIRKSKQTMIFVVITGILVFVTAYISDIPLLMWVFSKPLGIMAIAFATIALLLVLRAMNRQKLLPVRALAGFQMVMILVAATYQHNPDIILLGNGQHLSLLEHMAPPKTIAALGWALMLGSLFILPFLFYLMASFSKLRK
- a CDS encoding cytochrome ubiquinol oxidase subunit I, which gives rise to MDDFIAARAQMALSLGFHIIFSCVGMVMPFLMAFAHWKYLKTNNEVYKGLTKAWSKGVAILFATGAVSGTMLSFELGLLWPGFMKHAGPIFGMPFSLEGTAFFIEAIAIGFFLYGWERFNKWFHWFCGFLVGLSGLASGILVVAANSWMNSPTGFDYINGQYLNIDPIKAMFNDAWFPQALHMTVAAFCATGFAVAGVHAFMIMRKRNIEFHTKAFRIAVGFALIGAFGAPLSGDVAAKSVAERQPIKLAAMEAHFETEKGASFVIGGIPDEQKEEVKYAVKIPKVLSFLVSNDFNAEVKGLKDFPRDEWPPIAVVHYAFQIMIFFGVVMIGIGAIYLYAFFFRKEWLTKHWLLKTFLIATPFGYIALEAGWTVTEVGRQPWIIYGIMRTVDAVTPMPGIQYSFYFFTAIFISLSLILVFLLKRQIQMVPKLYDPTDSQFNDKNKQS